One window from the genome of Vibrio vulnificus NBRC 15645 = ATCC 27562 encodes:
- the recN gene encoding DNA repair protein RecN — translation MLAHLSVNNFAIVKSLQLELSKGMTTITGETGAGKSIAIDALGLCLGGRAEASMVRQGEDKTEVSAAFLLDNNLHATRWLEDNELLDGSECILRRIITSEGRSRAFINGSPVPLSQLKALGQLLINIHGQHAHHQLMKSEHQMAMVDQYAGHLNLLKNTRIAYQNWRQADNHLKQLQENSLQNQAQKQLLEYQIKELNELAIGEEEFAELEQEHKLLSNSGELASTCQHAIELIYEGEEVNALGILQSASNALIELAELDPKLSALPDMVAEAIIQLEEANSELRNYLDRIDVDPARMAYVEQRFSKVMSVARKHHVQPEELYQHHQDLLQQIEALDCSDEKMDELAANVQVKYQGYLEQAEKLHKSRCRYAKELNKLITQSMHELSMEKAVFNIEVNNEGTHPSPLGLDTVCFLVSTNPGQPLQPIAKVASGGELSRISLAIQVITAQKVDTPSLIFDEVDVGISGPTAAVVGKMLRKLGESTQVLCVTHLPQVAGCGHQQMFVAKNTKNGTTETQMRLLDQNQRVSELARLLGGSQITESTLANAKELLIAA, via the coding sequence ATGCTGGCTCATTTAAGTGTTAATAATTTTGCTATTGTTAAGTCTTTACAACTCGAGCTGTCAAAAGGCATGACAACCATTACCGGTGAAACCGGAGCAGGTAAATCCATTGCCATTGATGCACTGGGGCTATGCCTTGGTGGACGCGCAGAAGCCAGCATGGTGAGGCAAGGCGAGGACAAAACAGAAGTCAGTGCCGCCTTTCTACTCGACAACAATCTTCATGCCACACGCTGGCTAGAAGACAACGAACTTTTAGACGGCAGTGAATGTATTTTACGCCGCATTATTACCAGTGAAGGGCGCTCTAGAGCCTTCATCAACGGCAGTCCGGTTCCCCTTTCTCAGCTAAAAGCATTGGGACAACTGCTGATCAACATTCACGGCCAGCATGCCCATCATCAATTGATGAAGAGCGAACATCAAATGGCCATGGTGGATCAATACGCTGGCCACCTCAACTTGCTGAAAAACACACGTATCGCTTACCAAAATTGGCGCCAAGCAGATAATCACCTAAAACAGTTGCAAGAAAACAGCCTCCAAAACCAAGCCCAAAAACAGTTATTGGAATACCAAATAAAAGAACTCAATGAACTTGCGATTGGCGAAGAAGAATTTGCTGAGCTCGAACAAGAACATAAGTTGCTATCCAATAGCGGAGAGCTCGCCAGCACTTGCCAGCATGCGATAGAACTTATCTACGAAGGCGAAGAAGTCAACGCACTCGGTATTTTACAAAGCGCCAGCAATGCTTTGATTGAATTAGCGGAGCTAGACCCGAAACTCAGTGCACTTCCTGATATGGTCGCCGAAGCGATCATTCAGCTTGAAGAAGCTAACAGTGAACTCAGAAATTATCTCGATCGTATCGATGTAGATCCAGCTCGTATGGCCTATGTGGAGCAGCGTTTTTCCAAGGTAATGTCAGTGGCTCGTAAACACCACGTTCAACCTGAAGAGCTTTATCAACATCATCAAGATCTGCTGCAACAAATAGAAGCGTTAGATTGCTCCGACGAAAAAATGGATGAGTTAGCCGCAAATGTACAGGTCAAATACCAAGGCTATCTTGAACAAGCGGAAAAACTGCATAAATCCCGCTGTCGCTATGCCAAAGAACTCAACAAGCTGATTACTCAAAGTATGCATGAACTCAGCATGGAAAAGGCGGTCTTTAACATTGAAGTCAACAATGAAGGAACACACCCTTCGCCATTAGGCTTAGACACTGTGTGCTTCTTGGTTTCAACCAACCCAGGCCAACCTCTGCAACCTATTGCTAAAGTCGCTTCTGGTGGTGAGTTATCGCGTATTTCTCTTGCCATTCAAGTCATCACTGCGCAAAAAGTCGACACACCTAGCCTCATTTTTGATGAAGTAGACGTGGGTATCAGTGGGCCAACCGCGGCAGTCGTCGGAAAAATGCTGCGTAAACTGGGAGAATCAACTCAGGTACTTTGTGTAACTCACTTGCCGCAAGTTGCTGGGTGTGGTCATCAGCAAATGTTTGTGGCTAAGAACACCAAAAATGGCACCACAGAAACACAAATGCGCTTGTTAGACCAAAATCAGCGCGTATCGGAATTAGCGCGCCTACTTGGTGGAAGCCAAATTACCGAATCCACACTCGCCAATGCGAAAGAGTTGTTGATCGCAGCGTAG
- the nadK gene encoding NAD(+) kinase: MKKPFNVIAIIGKPRDQQAIQTHRDLYHWLNSLGYQVFIDDRLSAILNDVPEEHFAGLVELGEKADLAIVVGGDGNMLGAARILSRFNTRVIGVNRGNLGFLTDLNPEDFQQSLKAVLDGAYIEEERFLLEAEIHRHGQVKSHNAALNEAVLHPGQVAHMIEFEVYIDESFAFSLRADGLIVSTPTGSTAYSLSGGGPILSPSLNAISLVPMFPHTLSSRPLVVDGNRRIKLLVSPDNRGTQEVSCDGQVSLPVSPGDEIHIYQSPNRLRLIHPKDYSYYHVLRNKLGWSSKLF, from the coding sequence ATGAAAAAACCATTTAACGTGATCGCCATTATCGGTAAGCCAAGAGATCAACAAGCGATTCAGACACATCGCGACCTATATCATTGGTTGAACTCACTCGGCTATCAGGTATTTATTGACGATCGACTTTCCGCCATTCTCAATGATGTTCCCGAAGAACACTTTGCTGGTTTGGTCGAGTTAGGTGAAAAAGCCGATTTGGCCATCGTGGTTGGTGGTGATGGCAATATGCTCGGTGCAGCACGTATTCTCTCTCGCTTCAACACCCGTGTTATCGGAGTAAACAGAGGCAATCTTGGATTCTTGACCGACTTGAACCCTGAAGATTTCCAGCAATCTCTGAAAGCCGTGTTGGACGGAGCCTACATCGAGGAAGAACGTTTTTTGCTTGAAGCAGAAATCCACCGGCATGGGCAAGTAAAAAGCCACAACGCGGCACTCAATGAAGCAGTGCTCCATCCGGGGCAAGTCGCGCATATGATTGAGTTTGAGGTTTACATCGATGAGAGCTTTGCGTTTTCCCTACGTGCAGACGGTTTAATTGTCTCCACACCAACAGGTTCAACCGCTTACTCGCTCTCTGGCGGGGGCCCAATTTTATCACCGAGCCTGAACGCCATTTCTCTGGTGCCAATGTTCCCTCATACACTTTCAAGTAGACCATTAGTCGTGGATGGCAATCGCAGAATTAAACTACTGGTATCGCCAGACAACCGAGGAACACAAGAAGTCAGCTGTGATGGCCAAGTCTCTCTTCCCGTATCTCCCGGCGATGAGATTCACATCTACCAGAGCCCAAATCGACTTCGTCTGATCCATCCAAAAGACTACAGCTACTATCACGTATTACGTAACAAGCTTGGTTGGTCGAGCAAGTTGTTCTAA
- the grpE gene encoding nucleotide exchange factor GrpE: MSNEENKINEEALKQQDAAEVEVEAVGTDADIEWNEEADESAAKIAELEAALLASEARVKEQQDSVLRAKAEVENMRRRTEQEIDKARKYALNRFAEELLPVIDNLERAIQAADAESEAVKPLLEGVELTHKTFVDVVSKFGLKEINPEGQPFNPEWHQAMSIQESPDHESNTVMFVMQKGYELNGRVIRPAMVMVAK, from the coding sequence ATGAGCAACGAAGAAAACAAAATCAACGAAGAAGCGCTTAAACAGCAAGACGCTGCGGAAGTAGAAGTAGAAGCTGTTGGCACTGATGCTGATATCGAATGGAACGAAGAAGCGGATGAATCAGCGGCGAAGATCGCTGAGCTGGAAGCCGCTTTATTGGCCAGCGAAGCGCGTGTGAAAGAGCAGCAAGATTCAGTGCTACGTGCGAAAGCAGAAGTGGAAAACATGCGTCGTCGTACTGAGCAAGAAATTGATAAAGCGCGCAAATATGCGTTGAATCGCTTTGCTGAAGAACTGCTGCCAGTGATTGATAATCTAGAGCGTGCGATTCAAGCTGCTGACGCTGAAAGCGAAGCGGTAAAACCACTGCTAGAAGGCGTTGAATTAACGCATAAAACGTTCGTTGATGTGGTCAGTAAGTTTGGTTTGAAAGAGATCAATCCTGAAGGCCAGCCATTTAACCCAGAATGGCATCAGGCGATGTCGATTCAGGAAAGCCCAGATCACGAGTCAAACACCGTGATGTTCGTGATGCAAAAAGGCTACGAATTGAATGGTCGAGTGATTCGTCCTGCGATGGTTATGGTTGCGAAATAA
- a CDS encoding dicarboxylate/amino acid:cation symporter, producing the protein MDKSLSSKIFVGLFAGLLIGTAIQYLFSGVAIFDTYLLGAAEGAGGMFVSLIKLLVVPLVYVSIVCGIVDLKDITAFGRLGGKTFALYIINTIIAIAAALTVGLIFQPGADAHLAGTISQTVKLTTTETPDIFSLVVNIVPSNPVQAFANGDMLQIIFMAILTGLAIQALDSRGGPAIRTFKMANEIMMKLVGLVMSLAPYGVFALMIQLGATLDANTLMSVAGYVALVVAMLVFWIFFFYPMVVGITTGITPKAFLRATREQILFSLSTASSNATIPVTMRTLTEKLNVSKSVAGFGVPLGATMNMSGVSIYIALATMFVANAFGQPINTADIFTLGLTILLLSIGAGGVPGGGVVMVGVLLHQLGLPPEGLAIIAAVDRINDMFCTSSNVVGDTAVNTIVAKSEGEIGVEADEAQTEASTTANA; encoded by the coding sequence ATGGATAAATCACTTTCAAGTAAGATTTTTGTAGGCTTGTTTGCTGGTCTACTTATCGGTACTGCTATTCAGTATCTCTTTAGTGGCGTTGCTATCTTTGATACTTATTTACTGGGTGCTGCAGAGGGCGCTGGCGGTATGTTTGTATCACTAATCAAGCTGCTGGTTGTGCCACTTGTGTATGTTTCGATAGTGTGTGGCATTGTTGACCTAAAAGACATTACTGCGTTCGGTCGCCTTGGTGGTAAAACTTTTGCGCTTTACATTATCAATACCATTATTGCGATTGCGGCAGCGCTGACGGTTGGGCTTATCTTCCAGCCAGGGGCGGATGCACATCTTGCGGGTACCATTTCACAAACGGTAAAACTGACCACAACGGAAACGCCGGATATCTTTTCGTTGGTGGTGAACATTGTGCCAAGCAATCCAGTGCAAGCTTTTGCCAATGGTGACATGCTGCAAATCATCTTTATGGCGATTTTGACCGGTTTGGCAATCCAAGCGCTGGATTCTCGTGGTGGCCCTGCTATCCGTACTTTCAAAATGGCCAATGAGATCATGATGAAGCTGGTTGGCCTTGTGATGAGCCTTGCGCCTTACGGTGTGTTTGCTTTGATGATTCAACTTGGGGCGACTTTGGACGCCAACACGCTGATGTCGGTTGCGGGCTATGTCGCGTTAGTTGTGGCCATGCTGGTGTTTTGGATCTTCTTTTTCTACCCAATGGTGGTGGGCATTACAACTGGGATCACTCCCAAAGCATTTTTGCGGGCAACTCGTGAGCAGATTTTGTTCTCACTATCGACCGCGAGCTCGAATGCAACTATCCCTGTGACCATGAGAACCCTGACTGAGAAGCTTAATGTATCAAAGTCTGTGGCTGGTTTTGGTGTGCCGCTGGGCGCGACCATGAACATGTCAGGTGTGTCTATTTACATTGCGTTGGCGACCATGTTTGTGGCAAACGCATTTGGCCAGCCAATTAACACGGCAGACATCTTTACACTGGGTTTGACGATTCTTCTTCTATCGATTGGTGCTGGTGGTGTACCTGGCGGCGGCGTGGTGATGGTGGGTGTATTGCTTCATCAACTAGGCTTGCCACCTGAAGGTCTTGCTATTATTGCCGCGGTAGACCGCATCAACGATATGTTCTGTACTTCATCTAACGTGGTGGGTGATACCGCGGTGAACACCATCGTTGCGAAATCTGAAGGGGAAATTGGTGTGGAAGCGGACGAAGCGCAAACAGAGGCTTCAACCACAGCGAATGCGTAA